A genome region from Fusarium musae strain F31 chromosome 5, whole genome shotgun sequence includes the following:
- a CDS encoding hypothetical protein (EggNog:ENOG41~BUSCO:EOG09263NXM), with product MVLADVIKRWKQISGHEAYLATGTDEHGMKIQQAALGAEIPAKEFCDNNATKFKDLAEHANISHDFFIRTTDQEHKDVVQQFWLLLKARAPEGLGLYQGKHEGWYCVSDECFYPEDLVQSSISPQTGRKVTVSKESGNKVEWVEEKTWFFPLSKYKEKLLQFYDENPTWIQPADRMNEVRNWVRDHLEDLSVTRPAKRLNWGVKDPEDPNTTIYVWVDALVNYLTTSGFGTKWQVGDKDTGIWPADMHVVGKDIIRFHAIYWPALLMAAGLPLPKKILCHNHWTMSNRKMSKSVGNVVNPFFAVQRWGLDALRYFLMRNGNYKSDSDYANESIAAIYEKDLQANIGNLFNRIARVRKLAWSTTEAVEFAKAGRFENRGSFLPTESPHIFLSLEKSLQSLPEEIRTHMDQNQVNHALQHIFWLLQDTNRFVSETAPWKIVKEQDANARTRLNWVIYRSAEALRIAGILLQPVMPEKATQLLDGLGVKPERRTVVYARADADLDYGTEAAIVSQKPDAFSSMFPPVAGIELPDVEVVAGMEGPNNRLGRVVVALAQEAQKAREAEESGERWRIEQLRLKKLREKKEAETKE from the exons ATGGTTCTGGCCGATGTCATAAAACGATGGAAGCAAATCAGCGGCCATGAGGCCTACCTCGCTACAGGCACAGACGAACATGGCATGAAGATTCAACAGGCAGCTTTGGGGGCAGAAATACCAGCGAAGGAATTCTGTGACAACAACGCCACCAAGTTCAAAGACCTCGCCGAACATGCCAACATCTCACACGATTTCTTCATCCGTACCACCGATCAAGAACATAAAGACGTTGTACAGCAGTtctggcttcttctcaaggctcGCGCACCTGAAGGCTTGGGACTATACCAGGGGAAGCATGAGGGATGGTACTGCGTCAGTGATGAGTGCTTCTATCCTGAAGATCTTGTCCAGTCAAGCATTTCTCCTCAGACAGGGCGCAAGGTGACGGTCAGCAAAGAGTCAGGTAATAAGGTCGAATGGGTCGAGGAAAAGACGTGGTTCTTCCCGCTGTCTAAATATAAGGAGAAGCTGCTTCAGTTCTATGACGAGAACCCAACTTGGATTCAACCAGCTGATCGTATGAATGAAGTGCGCAACTGGGTACGAGATCATCTTGAGGATCTCTCCGTCACTCGCCCTGCGAAAAGACTGAACTGGGGAGTCAAGGATCCCGAAGATCCCAACACTACCATCTACGTTTGGGTGGATGCTCTTGTTAACTATCTGACCACGTCTGGATTCGGCACAAAGTGGCAGGTTGGTGATAAAGATACGGGAATATGGCCAGCAGACATGCACGTCGTCGGTAAAGACATCATTCGCTTCCACGCAATCTACTGGCCTGCTCTTCTCATGGCCGCAGGCCTTCCCCTACCCAAGAAGATCCTCTGCCACAACCACTGGACCATGTCGAACCGCAAAATGTCAAAATCTGTCGGCAACGTCGTCAACCCTTTCTTCGCTGTTCAGCGCTGGGGTCTCGACGCTCTGCGATACTTCCTTATGCGGAATGGTAATTACAAAAGCGACTCGGACTACGCGAACGAATCTATCGCTGCTATTTATGAGAAGGACCTTCAGGCCAATATTGGCAACCTGTTCAACCGAATTGCTCGAGTCAGGAAGCTTGCTTGGAGTACAACTGAGGCAGTTGAATTTGCAAAGGCTGGAAGGTTTGAGAACCGTGGCAGTTTCTTGCCTACAGAAAGTCCTcatatctttttaagtctcGAGAAGAGTCTGCAAAGCCTACCGGAGGAAATTCGAACCCACATGGATCAAAATCAAGTGAACCATGCCCTACAACATATCTTTTGGCTTCTCCAGGAC ACCAACCGCTTTGTTTCAGAAACTGCGCCGTGGAAGATTGTGAAAGAGCAGGACGCGAATGCGCGAACCCGCCTCAACTGGGTCATCTACCGCTCCGCCGAAGCTCTGCGCATCGCAGGCATCCTTCTACAGCCCGTCATGCCCGAAAAGGCTACGCAGCTACTCGACGGTCTAGGTGTCAAGCCAGAGCGACGTACTGTCGTGTATGCTCGCGCTGACGCTGATCTCGATTATGGCACAGAAGCTGCTATTGTGAGCCAAAAGCCCGACGCCTTTAGTTCTATGTTCCCTCCTGTCGCGGGCATCGAGCTGCctgatgttgaagttgtgGCTGGGATGGAAGGGCCAAACAATCGATTGGGTCGTGTGGTGGTGGCATTGGCGCAGGAGGCTCAGAAGGCTCGGGAGGCTGAAGAGTCTGGAGAGAGGTGGAGAATTGAACAGCTGAGACTAAAGAAgctgagagaaaagaaagaggctgAGACGAAAGAATAG
- a CDS encoding hypothetical protein (EggNog:ENOG41) — MKINQNTAISTSKALLVPYEAHHVKQYHAWMQDPDIQEATASEPMTLDEEYENQQSWRTSSDKLTFIVCAPLTEDVSLVKTGTADTDPVMRGDINFFLYPFESDDEETETDTEGWVTGEVDVMIASPSHRGQGLGQAAVCALLVYIQKHLDGILAEYEAKELKGLMVKIKEGNKGSRALFEKLGFVQKGEVNYFEEILMTIEWGEILRRDWWKGAEEEFKEIKYEM; from the exons ATGAAGATCAACCAAAATACAG CCATTTCAACGAGCAAAGCCTTGCTCGTTCCATACGAAGCGCATCATGTGAAGCAATACCACGCATGGATGCAAGATCCT GATATCCAAGAAGCTACAGCTTCAGAGCCCATGACTTTGGATGAGGAATATGAGAACCAGCAATCGTGGCGCACATCGTCTGATAAGCTCACCTTTATCGTCTGCGCACCGCTCACCGAAGATGTATCACTTGTGAAAACCGGCACAGCGGATACAGATCCTGTCATGCGAGGGGACATCAACTTCTTTCTATACCCTTTTGAAtccgacgatgaagaaacAGAGACAGATACAGAGGGATGGGTCACAGGTGAAGTGGACGTCATGATCGCATCGCCTTCACATCGTGGTCAAGGCTTAGGGCAAGCGGCTGTTTGTGCATTGCTCGTTTATATCCAAAAGCACTTAGACGGTATACTAGCAGAGTATGAGGCCAAAGAGCTGAAGGGTTTGATGGTCAAGATCAAAGAGGGGAATAAAGGCAGCAGAGCTttgtttgagaagctgggATTCGTGCAGAAGGGAGAGGTGAATTACTTTGAGGAGATTCTCATGACTATTGAGTGGGGTGAGATTCTGAGAAGAGATTGGTGGAAGGGGGCTGAAGAGgagtttaaagaaattaaatatGAGATGTGA
- a CDS encoding hypothetical protein (EggNog:ENOG41) yields the protein MNTVFSSITRLARPVLAKTLAQSPRTFTTLVPLRPSLTPMTGAIRRTALPSSFTPSTAASADIVPSSAISAHPALGDMQIRCGPRNTMNGHTRLVQKRRHGFLCRKRSKTGRKILLRRKIKGRRHIAQ from the exons ATGAACACGGTGTTCTCTTCTATTACGCGCCTCGCGCGCCCAGTCCTGGCCAAGACCCTCGCTCAATCGCCCAG GACGTTCACAACCCTCGTCCCTCTCCGACCCTCGCTCACTCCCATGACCGGCGCTATACGAAGAACCGCTCTCCCCTCAAGCTTCACCCCCTCGACAGCCGCATCAGCCGATATTGTTCCTTCGAGCGCCATCTCAGCACACCCTGCCCTGGGCGATATGCAGATTCGTTGCGGACCCCGAAATACCATGAACGGACATACGAGACTAGTTCAGAAGCGCAGACATGGATTTCTATGCCGTAAGCGCAGTAAGACAGGGAGGAAGATTCTCCTCAGGAGGAAGATCAAGGGCCGAAGGCATATCGCTCAGTAA
- a CDS encoding hypothetical protein (EggNog:ENOG41~BUSCO:EOG092621X3) translates to MYNAQGQNGQTAQNGQNGQQNQPNRQTRAVYGPQSALTDFLASHNISAAQIRSDADARRRQAARDDAAEDENGNGESSAAGARSGRRSSRNDNDEASLKRKREEEKKLAKIKESKAFKKRKQRSDLSDDELARALMESNSGPMPGQIEHCEICEKRFTVSPYSLAGPNGGLLCPPCGREIAKERESGQKKKPKKPANTGPVGRRRAIQSRILDGDVGTKSLATLCVQTLAKNVDLADSLGDLPDHLVDKIARMFSKRRLLKPETLPLFVQPGTEDLHIYDGAKLGEQDYISIFQTASKLKNLKIRCGIQFKDEVMDYLLSRDINLETFYLHGANLLSDEKWHKFIQEKGEKLKGIQVYYTDNHFGDETIATLKDHCSNLKRLKVENNQKLTNDGVKAIASLSALEHLGLQLQHKTESDAYIEVVSRIGANLKTFSLKIVPEVDDTLLQAIHEHCRSLSKFRITDSEFMTDQGFVDLFTKWTNPPLRFVDLQKCRQIDASKPRENPDSVGLCSEGFKALMAHSGEKLQYLNIHACRHISREAFEEVFHKDAQYPELKELEISFCEEVTDFILGSIFRSCPRIREVNVFGCMKVKEVRVPRGVILVGVPNAQGMMVEGSDD, encoded by the exons AATGCTCAAGGCCAAAACGGTCAAACTGCTCAGAATGGCCAGAATGGTCAGCAAAATCAACCTAATCGACAAACTCGTGCTGTCTATGGACC TCAATCAGCGCTGACCGATTTCCTTGCC TCTCACAACATCTCTGCTGCTCAGATTCGCTCAGATGCTGACGCACGTCGTCGACAAGCCGCACGTGATGATgcagctgaggatgagaacgGCAATGGCGAGTCTTCTGCGGCAGGTGCCAGATCTGGGCGACGTTCTAGTCGCAACGACAATGACGAAGCTTCGCTAAAGCGTaagcgagaagaagagaagaagcttgcaaagatcaaggagagcaAAGCtttcaagaagcgcaagcaaCGATCAGACTTATCCGATGACGAACTTGCTCGTGCGTTAATGGAATCGAACTCTGGCCCTATGCCTGGACAGATAGAGCACTGCGAAATCTGCGAGAAGCGCTTTACCGTATCACCTTATTCGCTTGCTGGCCCTAACGGGGGGCTTCTTTGTCCTCCTTGCGGTCGAGAGATAGCAAAAGAACGAGAAAGCggccaaaagaagaagccgaagaagcCGGCTAATACGGGTCCTGTTGGGAGACGTCGCGCAATTCAAAGTCGGATACTTGATGGCGACGTTGGTACCAAGAGCTTGGCCACTCTGTGCGTACAGACTCTGGCCAAGAATGTCGATCTGGCTGACAGTCTTGGGGACCTTCCTGATCACTTGGTCGACAAAATTGCACGCATGTTCTCTAAGCGTCGACTCCTCAAGCCAGAGACTTTGCCACTTTTCGTCCAGCCCGGCACCGAAGACCTCCATATCTATGATGGCGCAAAGCTGGGTGAACAAGATTACATTTCCATCTTTCAGACGGCTTCGAAACTCAAAAATCTTAAGATCCGATGTGGCATTCAGTTCAAGGACGAAGTCATGGATTACCTCTTGTCGCGTGACATCAATCTTGAAACTTTCTACCTTCACGGAGCCAATCTTTTGAGCGATGAGAAATGGCATAAGTTCATCCAGGAAAAGGGCGAGAAGCTGAAGGGCATCCAAGTCTATTATACAGACAATCACTTTGGAGACGAAACCATAGCCACGCTGAAGGATCATTGCTCCAACCTCAAGCGACTCAAGGTTGAGAACAACCAAAAGCTGACCAACGATGGTGTCAAAGCGATTGCAAGTTTGTCGGCTCTAGAGCATCTTGGACTTCAGCTACAGCACAAGACTGAATCTGACGCTTACATCGAAGTCGTCTCGAGGATTGGTGCCAACCTCAAGACCTTTTCTCTGAAGATTGTTCCTGAGGTTGACGACACGCTGTTGCAGGCTATTCACGAGCATTGTCGCTCCCTTTCCAAGTTCCGAATCACGGACAGCGAGTTTATGACCGACCAGGGTTTTGTTGATCTTTTCACCAAATGGACCAATCCTCCCTTGCGATTTGTGGATCTCCAGAAATGTCGACAGATTGATGCAAGTAAGCCTCGGGAGAACCCAGATAGCGTCGGACTCTGCAGTGAGGGTTTCAAAGCGTTGATGGCCCACTCGGGTGAGAAGCTCCAGTACCTCAACATTCATGCTTGTCGTCATATCTCACGTGAGGCTTTTGAAGAGGTCTTCCATAAGGATGCTCAGTATCCAGAGTTGAAAGAGCTGGAAATCAGCTTCTGCGAAGAGGTGACTGATTTCATATTGGGGTCGATCTTCCGATCTTGTCCTAGGATCCGAGAGGTCAACGTTTTTGGATGCATGAAGGTCAAAGAGGTTCGCGTACCTCGTGGTGTCATCCTTGTTGGTGTTCCTAATGCTCAGGGCATGATGGTTGAGGGATCTGATGATTAA